The following proteins come from a genomic window of Bradyrhizobium paxllaeri:
- a CDS encoding DUF3471 domain-containing protein, translated as MCVEAISICCCWRRSTGPFFWFNPLAWWINSQIVYLAEARSDASAIEDIEDRIRYAELLVGLGRGPRGPISLAMARSETVARRVEQLLAETCLPRKVDWKTRAAIIACILPLAAISTGVVAQTPSSPRADSAMTFDPDAIAKRAQEQAQPRTEAPIDPKIFDNYVGYYLLVGQVFTVTREGDQFFTQLPSQPRVQIYPESSTKFFAKVVHAQISFITDPQGRANALILHQGGLEQTAKRIDKAEADRIAEQLAKRMKDGIAQQGSEAALRHTIESLQAAQPNYDEMMPSLAELTRRQLPNLKRALEELGQLQSISFRGVGGGGFDIYEVRFTNGLAIWRIFMTPEGKISGLLLQTGP; from the coding sequence ATGTGCGTCGAGGCGATTTCTATCTGCTGTTGCTGGCGGCGATCAACAGGGCCGTTTTTTTGGTTCAATCCTCTGGCCTGGTGGATCAATAGCCAGATCGTCTATCTGGCGGAAGCCAGAAGCGACGCCTCGGCGATTGAAGATATCGAAGATCGCATCCGCTATGCCGAGCTTCTTGTCGGGCTGGGGCGTGGACCGCGTGGTCCGATAAGCCTGGCCATGGCGAGATCCGAAACCGTCGCGCGACGGGTCGAACAGCTTCTGGCAGAAACCTGTCTGCCAAGAAAGGTCGATTGGAAGACACGCGCGGCAATCATCGCCTGCATTCTGCCGCTGGCGGCAATCTCGACCGGCGTGGTGGCGCAGACCCCTTCATCTCCAAGAGCGGACAGTGCAATGACATTTGATCCCGACGCGATCGCAAAACGCGCGCAAGAGCAGGCGCAGCCGCGTACAGAGGCTCCCATCGATCCGAAGATATTCGACAATTACGTTGGCTATTACCTGCTGGTGGGGCAGGTCTTCACCGTCACGCGGGAAGGCGATCAATTCTTCACGCAGCTTCCTAGCCAGCCGCGAGTGCAAATCTATCCCGAGAGTTCAACCAAATTCTTCGCCAAGGTCGTCCATGCCCAGATTTCCTTCATCACGGACCCGCAGGGGCGAGCCAATGCGCTGATCCTGCATCAGGGCGGTCTGGAGCAAACCGCGAAGCGAATCGACAAGGCGGAGGCGGACCGCATAGCCGAGCAACTCGCAAAGCGGATGAAGGACGGCATTGCGCAGCAGGGCAGTGAAGCGGCGCTACGTCACACCATCGAATCGCTTCAGGCCGCACAGCCGAACTACGACGAGATGATGCCGTCATTGGCCGAACTCACGCGCCGGCAGCTGCCGAACCTCAAGCGTGCCCTGGAAGAATTGGGGCAGCTGCAATCGATCTCGTTTAGAGGAGTCGGTGGTGGTGGCTTTGACATCTATGAAGTCCGATTCACGAATGGCTTGGCGATCTGGCGGATTTTTATGACACCGGAAGGAAAGATAAGCGGACTTCTGCTTCAGACCGGACCGTAG
- a CDS encoding acyl-CoA dehydrogenase family protein — MTAQEQQDEFHDIRDAVAKLCAQFPGEYWRKLDRQMAYPKAFVDALTEAGYLSVLIPEEYGGSGLKLSAAAAILEEIQRAGCNGGGCHAQMYTMGTVLRHGNDAQKAKYLPAIASGKLRLQAFGVTEPTSGTDTSSLKTVAKRDGDHYIVNGQKIWTSRAEHSDLMILLARTTPKEQARKRTDGLSVFIVDMREVKGKGLEIRPIRTMMNHATTEVFFTDMRVPAENLIGDEGKGFRYILSGMNAERILIAAECIGDAKWFIAKATGYAKERAVFGRPIGQNQGIQFPIAKAYAAMRAAELMVKEATRKYEAGLDCGAEANMAKMLAADASWEAANACVQTHGGFGFAEEYDVERKFRETRLYQVAPISTNLILSYVAEHVLGLPRSY; from the coding sequence ATGACCGCACAAGAACAACAAGACGAATTCCACGACATCCGCGACGCCGTCGCCAAGCTCTGCGCCCAATTTCCCGGCGAATACTGGCGCAAGCTGGATCGCCAGATGGCGTATCCGAAGGCGTTCGTCGATGCGCTCACCGAGGCCGGCTATCTCTCAGTGCTGATCCCCGAGGAATATGGCGGCTCCGGGCTGAAGCTCTCGGCCGCGGCGGCGATCCTGGAAGAGATCCAGCGTGCCGGCTGCAACGGCGGCGGCTGCCATGCCCAGATGTACACGATGGGCACCGTGCTGCGGCACGGCAACGACGCCCAGAAGGCAAAGTATCTGCCGGCCATCGCCAGCGGCAAATTGCGGCTGCAGGCGTTCGGCGTCACCGAGCCGACCAGCGGCACCGACACCTCCTCGCTGAAGACCGTCGCCAAGCGCGACGGCGACCACTACATCGTCAACGGCCAGAAGATCTGGACCAGCCGCGCCGAACATTCCGACCTGATGATCCTCTTGGCGCGCACCACGCCGAAGGAACAGGCCAGGAAGCGCACCGATGGCCTCTCCGTGTTCATCGTCGACATGCGCGAGGTGAAGGGCAAGGGTCTGGAGATCCGCCCTATCAGAACCATGATGAACCACGCCACGACAGAAGTGTTCTTCACGGACATGCGGGTGCCGGCCGAGAACCTGATCGGCGACGAGGGCAAGGGCTTCCGCTACATCCTGTCCGGCATGAACGCCGAGCGCATTCTGATTGCAGCGGAATGCATCGGCGACGCCAAATGGTTCATCGCAAAAGCCACCGGCTATGCCAAGGAGCGCGCCGTGTTCGGCCGTCCGATCGGCCAGAATCAAGGCATCCAATTCCCGATCGCCAAGGCTTACGCCGCGATGCGCGCCGCCGAACTGATGGTGAAGGAAGCCACCCGCAAATATGAAGCCGGTCTCGATTGCGGCGCGGAAGCCAACATGGCCAAGATGCTGGCGGCGGATGCCTCCTGGGAAGCGGCGAATGCCTGCGTGCAGACCCATGGCGGCTTCGGCTTTGCGGAAGAATACGACGTCGAGCGCAAGTTCCGCGAAACGCGGCTGTATCAAGTCGCGCCGATTTCGACCAATCTGATCCTGTCCTACGTCGCCGAGCACGTGCTCGGCCTGCCCCGCTCCTATTGA
- a CDS encoding SRPBCC family protein encodes MPVKKEPSGRRSVEAKVEVPGTPEEVWQAIATGPGISSWFVPTTLDEKVGGRTKSNFGPGMDSDAKITVWEPAKRFVAETHEGPGAVATEWTVEAKDGGTCVVRVVHSWFADTDDWDGQFEGHTYGWIAFFRNLRLYLEKFRGQSSTIVALSAMSNDTNAWDRLVGPLGLAEASAGARFATQAGTPELRGIAEAVNPPQWPMVQLLLEHPAHGLAHLFAMPMGGTTLLSIRLYLYGDAGRAVAGHVEADWRRWLDRQFPPQP; translated from the coding sequence ATGCCCGTAAAGAAGGAACCGTCTGGCCGTCGCAGCGTCGAGGCCAAGGTTGAAGTCCCCGGCACACCCGAAGAGGTCTGGCAGGCGATTGCGACAGGTCCCGGCATCTCGTCGTGGTTTGTGCCGACGACGTTGGACGAGAAAGTCGGCGGCCGTACCAAATCGAACTTTGGCCCGGGAATGGATTCCGATGCCAAGATCACCGTTTGGGAGCCGGCCAAGCGCTTCGTTGCCGAAACGCACGAAGGACCTGGCGCGGTGGCCACCGAGTGGACCGTCGAAGCCAAGGACGGCGGCACATGTGTGGTCAGGGTCGTTCACAGCTGGTTCGCGGATACCGACGATTGGGATGGCCAGTTCGAGGGGCACACCTACGGCTGGATCGCATTCTTCCGGAACCTGCGGCTCTATCTGGAGAAATTTCGTGGGCAGTCATCGACGATCGTCGCGCTTTCCGCGATGTCGAACGACACCAATGCCTGGGACCGCCTGGTCGGCCCGCTCGGCTTGGCTGAGGCAAGCGCCGGTGCGCGCTTCGCGACACAAGCCGGAACGCCAGAGTTGCGCGGCATCGCAGAAGCCGTCAATCCTCCGCAATGGCCAATGGTGCAATTGCTGCTCGAGCACCCGGCACATGGACTCGCACATCTCTTCGCCATGCCGATGGGAGGGACAACTTTGCTGTCGATCCGTCTCTACCTCTACGGCGACGCAGGGCGCGCCGTGGCTGGTCACGTCGAGGCCGATTGGCGGCGTTGGCTTGATCGTCAATTCCCACCACAGCCGTAG
- a CDS encoding ArsR/SmtB family transcription factor, whose translation MIDIEVISDPAVAVAALDPMRSRLLAELAEPASAAILATRVGLPRQKVNYHLRALEACGLVEVADERQWGGLTERLLVLSAKSFVVSPEALGAVAADPKRSKDQLAASYLIALGARIVREVGDLWKRARKADKQLATLAVDTEVRFASPAARVAFTHELTQAITELVSRYHVASASAGRNHRLVIVSHPLPQASH comes from the coding sequence ATGATCGACATCGAAGTAATCAGCGATCCGGCGGTTGCGGTAGCCGCCCTTGACCCAATGCGAAGCCGGTTGCTGGCCGAACTCGCAGAGCCCGCGTCTGCGGCGATTCTGGCGACGCGCGTGGGATTGCCTCGTCAGAAGGTGAACTATCACCTGCGCGCGCTCGAAGCGTGCGGGTTGGTCGAGGTCGCGGACGAACGGCAGTGGGGCGGATTGACCGAGCGGCTGCTGGTGTTGTCGGCCAAATCGTTCGTTGTTTCGCCCGAGGCCTTGGGCGCGGTCGCCGCCGATCCGAAACGCAGCAAGGATCAGCTCGCGGCCAGCTATCTGATCGCACTCGGTGCCCGGATCGTTCGCGAGGTCGGCGATCTCTGGAAACGCGCACGAAAAGCCGACAAGCAGCTTGCGACCTTGGCGGTTGATACAGAGGTTCGCTTCGCGTCTCCCGCGGCCCGCGTGGCGTTCACGCATGAGCTGACGCAAGCCATCACCGAGCTGGTCAGCCGCTACCACGTTGCGAGCGCTTCGGCCGGCCGTAACCATCGATTGGTGATCGTGTCTCATCCTTTGCCTCAAGCGTCTCACTGA
- a CDS encoding M56 family metallopeptidase produces the protein MLAIVVEAAIRSSILIVAVWLGLKALRVSNPHLLMSVWRLVLLVSLASPLLVGRPIFTLGADVSSALVVLTGSSSISSYTPDFVPVPVTPHGGISQHFNWSVLAAAIYLSVAGWLLLRLAIGTVLSWRLRVSAHPVHEDWTVGRDVRSSPEIAAPGTFGSTILLPAHYGTWDVLDRRAIMAHEESHVRRGDFYLLLLAAINRAVFLVQSSGLVDQ, from the coding sequence ATGTTGGCAATCGTCGTCGAAGCCGCGATCCGCTCATCCATCCTGATCGTGGCGGTCTGGCTTGGATTGAAGGCGCTGCGCGTGAGCAATCCGCACCTCCTGATGTCGGTATGGCGGTTGGTCTTGCTCGTTTCTCTTGCGTCCCCCCTTCTGGTCGGCCGGCCGATTTTCACTTTGGGAGCAGACGTGTCGTCTGCTCTTGTCGTTCTGACGGGAAGTAGCTCGATCTCCTCTTACACGCCAGACTTCGTCCCCGTTCCTGTTACGCCGCATGGCGGAATCTCGCAGCATTTCAATTGGAGCGTGCTTGCCGCCGCGATCTATCTGTCGGTTGCCGGCTGGCTTCTGCTGCGCTTGGCGATTGGCACCGTGCTCAGTTGGCGGCTGCGGGTATCGGCGCATCCCGTCCACGAGGATTGGACCGTGGGCAGGGACGTGCGTTCAAGTCCCGAGATCGCGGCACCGGGGACGTTCGGCTCAACCATTCTCCTGCCTGCACATTACGGCACCTGGGATGTTCTGGACCGGCGCGCAATTATGGCTCACGAGGAATCGCATGTGCGTCGAGGCGATTTCTATCTGCTGTTGCTGGCGGCGATCAACAGGGCCGTTTTTTTGGTTCAATCCTCTGGCCTGGTGGATCAATAG
- a CDS encoding vanadium-dependent haloperoxidase: protein MNVLKVAIVGLALISAHTPVRADVIGDWNNTAMDVMKAVNVAGNPWTRSMALVNVSMSDAVNSVQSRYSRYIPELPANPNASAEAAAAAAAREILMRQYPGQKERIEAAFAETMKSIPDNPARAAGIDLGKTVADAVFAERQSDATNMPDTYRPLTTPGVWVPTTPPIFPQYATAKPWGMDSASQFRPAPPPALNSALYARDYNETREMGGAKSTKRTDAQSDAVRFWTQANLGPAWFQAARQASARHNLPVAESARVFALMSMALANCFIVDWDAKFQYNFWRPITAIRNGDQDGNDATERDAGWLPLNTTPMHPEYPSQAGINAGAARGVLEAVFGNGTESFTATDTSDARLSRQFTSFAQMAKEHEEVRIWGGIHFRNSLEVGDAMGRKVADHLVANYMKPVR, encoded by the coding sequence ATGAACGTATTGAAAGTTGCAATCGTCGGCCTGGCCCTGATTTCCGCTCATACACCGGTCCGCGCTGATGTCATCGGCGACTGGAACAACACTGCAATGGACGTAATGAAGGCCGTCAACGTCGCCGGCAATCCCTGGACGCGCAGCATGGCCCTGGTGAACGTGTCGATGTCTGACGCGGTCAACTCGGTGCAGAGCCGATATTCACGTTACATACCGGAGCTTCCAGCTAACCCGAATGCCTCGGCCGAGGCCGCGGCAGCGGCGGCGGCCCGCGAAATTCTCATGCGCCAGTATCCCGGCCAGAAGGAGCGGATTGAGGCAGCCTTCGCGGAGACGATGAAATCCATTCCGGACAATCCCGCACGGGCCGCAGGTATCGATCTGGGTAAAACCGTTGCGGACGCCGTTTTCGCGGAACGGCAGAGCGACGCGACAAACATGCCCGACACATATCGTCCGCTCACCACGCCTGGTGTCTGGGTGCCGACCACGCCGCCGATCTTCCCGCAATATGCGACGGCCAAGCCGTGGGGCATGGACAGCGCCAGTCAGTTCCGCCCGGCTCCACCCCCAGCCCTCAACAGTGCCCTTTACGCGCGCGATTACAACGAAACCAGGGAAATGGGCGGCGCGAAGAGCACGAAGCGGACCGACGCGCAGTCCGACGCCGTGCGCTTCTGGACCCAGGCCAACCTCGGGCCGGCATGGTTCCAGGCGGCCAGGCAGGCATCCGCGCGTCACAATCTCCCTGTTGCAGAAAGCGCGCGCGTATTCGCGCTTATGTCCATGGCACTCGCCAATTGCTTCATCGTCGATTGGGACGCCAAGTTTCAGTATAATTTCTGGCGACCGATCACCGCGATCCGCAACGGCGACCAGGACGGCAACGATGCGACCGAGCGCGACGCCGGCTGGCTGCCGCTGAACACCACGCCGATGCACCCGGAATACCCGTCGCAGGCGGGAATCAACGCGGGTGCGGCGCGAGGCGTTCTGGAAGCTGTTTTCGGCAACGGGACGGAAAGCTTCACCGCGACCGATACGTCCGACGCGCGCCTTTCGCGCCAGTTCACCAGCTTTGCGCAGATGGCCAAGGAGCACGAAGAAGTGCGCATCTGGGGCGGCATTCATTTCCGCAATTCGCTGGAGGTCGGAGACGCGATGGGTCGCAAGGTCGCCGACCATCTCGTGGCAAACTACATGAAGCCTGTGCGGTAG
- a CDS encoding FAD-dependent monooxygenase, translated as MGALTDHAVIIAGGGPTGLMLAGELALAGVDVAIAERRTSQDLVGSRAGGLHARTIEVLDQRGIADRFLAQGQVAQVAGFAFIRLDISDFPTRHNYGLALWQNHIERILAGWVEELSVPVYRGREVTGFTQDDSGVDVALSDGASLRAKYLVGCDGGRSLIRKSAGIDFPGWDPTTSHLIAEVEVAREPEWGMRHDISGIHGLSRMEDGGPVRVMVTEQQLGGTSEPTLNDLSEALIAVYGTDYGIHSPTSISRFTDMTRQAASYRQGRVLLAGDAAHVHYPAGGQGLNTGVQDAVNLGWKLAQVVKQTSPESLLDSYHAERHPVAARVLCNTMAQVALMRRPDDRVKALQETMSELLGIDEPRKRIAAMMSGLDIHYDLGEGHPLLGRRMPDLDLITSDGPLRTFALLHDARPLLLNLGEPGAFDITLWADRVRQVDAQYAGAWELPVLGAVTAPSAVLIRPDGHVAWVGDEARFGLAAALTNWFGPPATA; from the coding sequence ATGGGTGCATTGACCGATCATGCGGTGATCATCGCCGGTGGAGGCCCCACCGGCCTGATGCTGGCCGGCGAGTTGGCGCTCGCGGGCGTCGATGTTGCCATCGCCGAGCGGCGCACCAGCCAGGACCTCGTCGGCTCGCGTGCCGGCGGGCTGCACGCCCGCACCATCGAGGTACTCGATCAGCGCGGCATCGCCGATCGGTTCCTCGCGCAGGGACAGGTGGCCCAGGTCGCCGGCTTCGCCTTTATCCGGCTTGATATCAGCGACTTTCCCACCCGGCACAATTACGGGCTGGCGCTGTGGCAGAACCATATCGAGCGCATTCTCGCCGGCTGGGTCGAGGAGCTTTCGGTGCCGGTCTATCGCGGGCGCGAGGTGACAGGTTTTACGCAGGACGACAGCGGCGTCGACGTCGCGCTGTCCGACGGAGCATCGCTGCGGGCGAAATATCTCGTCGGCTGCGACGGCGGCCGCAGCCTGATCCGTAAATCAGCAGGCATCGATTTCCCCGGCTGGGATCCGACCACCAGCCATTTGATCGCCGAGGTGGAGGTCGCCCGGGAGCCGGAATGGGGCATGCGCCATGACATCAGCGGCATCCATGGACTGAGCCGGATGGAGGATGGCGGGCCGGTCCGGGTCATGGTGACCGAACAGCAGCTTGGTGGCACCAGCGAGCCCACCTTGAACGATCTCAGCGAGGCGCTGATCGCGGTCTACGGGACCGACTATGGCATCCACAGCCCGACCTCGATCTCCCGCTTCACCGACATGACACGGCAGGCGGCGTCCTACCGCCAGGGGCGCGTGCTGCTGGCCGGCGACGCCGCGCATGTGCATTACCCCGCGGGAGGACAAGGCCTCAACACCGGCGTGCAGGATGCGGTGAATCTCGGATGGAAGCTGGCCCAGGTGGTCAAGCAGACGTCGCCGGAAAGCCTCTTGGATAGCTATCACGCCGAGCGCCACCCGGTCGCGGCGCGCGTGCTGTGCAATACGATGGCGCAAGTCGCGCTGATGCGTCGTCCCGACGACCGCGTCAAGGCCCTGCAGGAAACCATGTCCGAACTGCTCGGCATCGACGAGCCGCGCAAACGAATTGCGGCGATGATGTCCGGCCTCGACATCCACTACGACCTCGGCGAGGGACACCCCCTGCTGGGCCGCCGCATGCCCGACCTCGACCTCATCACCTCGGACGGTCCGCTGCGCACCTTCGCCCTGCTGCATGATGCCCGGCCGCTGCTGCTCAACCTCGGTGAGCCCGGCGCCTTCGACATCACGCTGTGGGCGGATCGGGTACGGCAGGTCGACGCCCAATATGCCGGTGCGTGGGAGCTTCCGGTGCTTGGCGCAGTCACCGCTCCCAGCGCCGTGCTGATCCGGCCTGACGGACATGTGGCCTGGGTTGGCGACGAGGCCCGGTTTGGACTCGCTGCCGCGCTGACCAATTGGTTCGGCCCCCCTGCCACGGCGTAG
- a CDS encoding adenylate/guanylate cyclase domain-containing protein, translating to MDAPRNIDPVPADSDNAVVHWLTNETRDQRFIDNIFAELCMRLQHAGIPVKRATLHLLIYHPQWLGARIIWADGMREAEIERVDYDVRERSEYIGSPASEILDGATEVRENLERDSPLGRSHALYDEMRAKGLTDYVAWPLYHTLGKRHIVTFSTDRPGGFDDAHIAELRKLLPVLALVSEIRMKNRLARTLLETYVGSHAGELILAGATRRGSGTTVRAAIMICDLREFTKISDNWPRDDVIDLLNGYFDAMSEPIVRHGGEILKFIGDGLLAIFPLSQPSACANLLRAVTDARQAMIALNEANGKTGRAPLNYGIGIHVGDVMYGNIGSRTRLDFTVIGPAVNMASRLEALTKQLGRTVLLSKAFAELVQSDFDLEHVGEHPVRGFSEPIELFAYHG from the coding sequence ATGGACGCGCCCCGCAACATCGATCCCGTTCCCGCCGATTCCGACAATGCCGTCGTACACTGGCTGACGAACGAGACGCGCGATCAGCGCTTCATCGACAATATTTTCGCCGAGCTGTGCATGCGGCTTCAGCACGCCGGCATTCCGGTCAAGCGGGCGACGCTTCATCTCCTGATCTATCATCCGCAATGGCTTGGTGCCCGGATCATATGGGCGGACGGGATGCGCGAGGCGGAGATTGAACGGGTCGACTACGATGTGAGGGAGCGATCCGAGTATATCGGCAGTCCCGCCAGCGAAATCCTTGATGGCGCCACCGAGGTGCGCGAGAACCTCGAACGCGATTCCCCGCTCGGCCGCAGTCACGCCCTTTACGACGAGATGCGCGCGAAAGGCCTGACCGACTATGTGGCCTGGCCGCTGTACCATACGCTCGGCAAGCGGCACATCGTGACCTTCTCAACCGACCGGCCCGGCGGTTTCGACGACGCGCATATCGCCGAGCTGCGCAAGCTGTTGCCGGTTCTGGCGCTGGTCAGCGAAATCCGCATGAAGAATCGGCTGGCGCGAACGCTGCTCGAAACCTATGTCGGATCGCACGCCGGCGAACTCATTCTGGCCGGCGCCACAAGGCGCGGCAGCGGCACGACGGTGCGCGCCGCCATCATGATCTGCGATCTGCGCGAGTTCACAAAGATCTCCGACAACTGGCCGCGTGATGACGTCATCGATCTCCTCAACGGCTATTTCGACGCGATGTCGGAGCCGATCGTGCGGCATGGCGGAGAAATATTGAAATTCATCGGCGACGGCCTGCTCGCGATTTTTCCGCTCAGCCAGCCATCGGCCTGCGCCAATCTGCTGCGCGCCGTGACCGATGCTCGTCAGGCCATGATTGCCCTGAACGAAGCGAATGGAAAGACCGGCCGTGCGCCGCTGAACTACGGCATCGGCATCCACGTCGGTGACGTCATGTACGGCAATATCGGCTCGCGCACCCGGCTCGATTTCACGGTCATCGGTCCCGCGGTCAACATGGCTTCGCGGCTCGAGGCGCTCACCAAGCAATTGGGCAGGACGGTGCTGCTGTCGAAGGCGTTCGCCGAGCTGGTGCAGAGCGATTTCGACCTCGAACACGTTGGCGAACACCCCGTGCGCGGCTTCAGCGAGCCGATCGAGCTGTTTGCGTATCACGGCTGA
- a CDS encoding LysR family transcriptional regulator, giving the protein MDIRQLRTFSCVAELGSLSKASDTLRVAQPALSRQIKLLEHELRAELFTRNGRGMVLTDAGRLLLARTAGIVRQIDQVRDEIQSAGGPPSGRVVLGLVPTVSCVISARLARRTVDTYPGISLCIVESYSGHLTEWLHRGEMDLALIYGPSSDLHLAVQGLGRDPIVAVGPRGSGLAKKKQVDIGWLLKQRLVLPSHSHGLRALIEQAAAKKKLKLDVKLEADSFRVLTSLVEEGLGYTLLPPSSVRNEVASGRLEVAAIAKPSPMRELTLASPIDHPGSTAIALVTELLRDELIACREEGLWDIRLA; this is encoded by the coding sequence ATGGATATCCGGCAGCTCAGGACTTTCAGTTGCGTGGCCGAGCTCGGCAGCCTCAGCAAGGCTTCTGACACGCTTCGCGTGGCGCAGCCGGCGCTGAGCCGGCAGATCAAGCTGCTCGAGCATGAATTGCGCGCCGAGCTGTTCACCCGGAACGGCCGCGGCATGGTGCTGACGGATGCCGGCCGGCTTCTGCTTGCAAGGACGGCCGGCATCGTCCGGCAGATCGACCAGGTGCGCGACGAGATCCAGTCCGCCGGCGGACCGCCCTCGGGCCGCGTGGTGCTTGGCCTCGTGCCGACCGTGAGCTGCGTGATTTCGGCGCGGCTCGCCCGGCGCACCGTCGACACCTATCCGGGCATCTCGCTCTGCATCGTCGAAAGCTACAGCGGCCATCTGACCGAATGGCTGCACCGCGGCGAAATGGACCTGGCGCTGATCTATGGTCCGTCGAGCGATCTGCATCTTGCCGTGCAAGGTCTCGGTCGCGATCCGATCGTCGCCGTCGGGCCGCGCGGCAGTGGCCTTGCGAAAAAGAAGCAGGTCGATATCGGCTGGCTGCTGAAACAGCGCCTCGTGCTGCCAAGTCATTCGCACGGCCTCCGGGCGCTGATCGAGCAGGCGGCGGCGAAGAAGAAATTGAAACTCGACGTCAAGCTGGAAGCGGATTCGTTCCGCGTGTTGACGAGCCTCGTTGAGGAAGGCTTGGGATATACGCTGCTGCCGCCGTCCTCGGTGCGAAACGAAGTCGCCAGCGGCCGGCTGGAGGTGGCGGCGATAGCAAAACCGTCACCGATGCGCGAACTGACCCTTGCGTCTCCCATCGATCATCCCGGCTCGACTGCGATTGCGCTGGTCACCGAATTGCTTCGCGACGAGCTGATCGCCTGCCGCGAAGAGGGCCTCTGGGACATCAGGCTCGCCTGA
- a CDS encoding BlaI/MecI/CopY family transcriptional regulator — protein MDDDLPELGELEREVMLLVWAHAPITAESVRERLDRPLKESTVRTVLRRLEEKGFVAHEVEGRTFLFRPVEDRRKVAAKAVRRIAAWFCNGSIEDVLVGIVDAKMLNKKQLELLSQKIAQAKNERK, from the coding sequence ATGGATGATGATCTACCGGAGCTCGGCGAGCTTGAACGAGAGGTGATGCTGCTCGTGTGGGCTCATGCGCCGATCACCGCGGAATCGGTGCGGGAGCGGCTGGATCGACCGCTAAAGGAATCCACCGTGCGCACCGTGCTGCGCAGGCTGGAAGAAAAAGGCTTCGTCGCGCACGAGGTCGAGGGGCGGACGTTTTTGTTCCGTCCGGTTGAGGATCGCCGGAAAGTGGCAGCGAAGGCAGTTAGGCGTATCGCCGCCTGGTTCTGCAACGGCTCGATCGAGGATGTGCTCGTCGGCATCGTAGACGCCAAGATGCTGAACAAGAAGCAGCTCGAACTGCTGTCGCAGAAGATTGCGCAGGCAAAGAACGAGAGGAAGTGA